The region GTCGCCGAGACCGCTCGGTCAGAGCCGGGCCCAGACGTCCATACTTCGTTCGCAGTACATCAACCGTAGGACCCATGGCCTGAATACTACACGCGAGAGCTCCGCAAACAAAGCATTTATTCTTTTACAAACTCTAACGGCAACCTCGGCGGCCGAACCTCGATCGCTCGATGAGAGAATGTCGCTAGGACAACAGAACGATCACGCGGCGGTGGATGCCGTCGCGGTGAACGCATACGCGGGAGATCGCGAGAGGACGGAGACCATGTCGGAAGCACGCTTTTCACATCGATCCACACGGGCCGCGCTTGCCCTCGGCCTGATCCTGGCGGCGGCGCCGCTGGCCGCGCAGACGGCCGGGCAGCCCGCATCGACCGCCGCTCCTACGGCTTCGGTGGCGGCCGGGCAGCAGACGATCACCTTCGAGGACGCAATCCGCATCGCCTTGCAGCGGAACAGCTCGGTGCTGCTGGCGAAGAACGCCACCGCGCTGGACGCGGCCGACGTGCGGCAGCAGAAGAACCAGTACCTGCCGGACTTCCGCGCCAGCACCTCCACGGCCGAGAACGTGGGCCGCAGCTTCAACACGAGCGACGGCGCCGTGGTGGACCAGGCGTCGCAGTCGGTGAGCGCGGGCGTCTCGTCCAGCATCACCGTGTTCGACGCGTCGCGCGGCTCGGCGCTGCGTGGGGCGCGGCTGGAGCAGCAGGCCGGCACGGCCGACCTGGCGCGGACGCGGCAGACGGTGGTGTTCACCGTCGCGTCGGACTTCCTGGGGCTGGTGAACCAGCAGGAGCAGCTTCGCGTGCAGGAGCAGAACCTGGCCGCCGAAGAAGAGCAGCTCCGCCAGATCCAGGCGTTCGTGAACGCCGGCGTCCGCCCAGTGGCGGACCTGTACAGCCAGCAGGCCGCCGTCGCCAACGCGCGCGCCTCGCTGGTGGACGCGCGCCGCAACGTGGAGGTCGCCAAGGTCGACCTGATGCAGACGCTGCAGCTGGACCCGCGCGTGACCTACGCCTTCCAGGCGCCCGCGGTGGACGAGCAGGGCGCGGCGGCGCGCAGCTTCAGCCTGGACAGCTTGATGAGCCGCGCGCTGGGCGAGCGCGCGGACCTGGCGGCTGCGCAGGCGCGCGTGGGCGCTGCCGAGCAGGGCATCAAGGAGGCGCAGGGCGGGCGGCTGCCCACCGTGTCGGTCTCCGCCGGATACAACACCGCGTACAACAGCGCGTCGGACCCGGCGTTCCTGGACCAGCTCAATCAGCGCCGCGGCGGCTCGGTGAGCGTGGGCGTTTCGATCCCGATCTTCGACCGCGGCAACACCAAGGTGGCCGAGCAGCGCGCACAGCTCCAGGCGGACAACGCGCGCATCCAGCTCGACACGCAGAAGCAGCAGGTCGCGTTGGACATCCGCCGTGCGTATCTGGACTTTGCGGCTGCGCAGGAGCGGCTGCGCGCCTCGCAGGCGCAGCAGAGCGCGGCCACGCAGGCGCTCACCGCGGTGCAGGAGCGCTACCAGGTGGGCAAGGCCACCCTGGTGGAGGTGACGCAGGCGCGCACCTCGCTGCTCCAGGCCAGCAGCGCCCTCGTGAGCGCCCGCTACAACCTGGTGTTCCAGCAGGCGCTGATGACGTACTACACCGGCGAGCTGGACCCCGCGAACGTGACGCTGGGGTAAGCGGCGGGTGACGACCGGCGATAAACCGAGGGGCGGACTCATGCGAGTCCGCCCCTCGTGTGTATGCGTCGGAGGCGCCCCCTCCCGCTCGCTTAGGCTCGCATCCTCCCCCGCAAGCGGGAGAGGGTTGTTGTTTCCGCTAAGCTTGTGCTTCCAAATCGGTTGGATGATGCGGCAGCAGCCCGCACAGCGGGCTTCGCGCCGTTGTAGCCCCGCGGGTTTACCCGCCAGGGCGACGCCGCGGCCTCAATGCTTCGAGCCGCCTCGATCGTCATCCGATCTGCTTGGCGCGGCGTCACCTGCTCTGCGACGCGGCGCCTACGCGGCACTCACATCACCACGTCCGCACCATCGTCCCGCCTCCGCATCTCCCGAAGCACCTCTCCCGCGCGTCGTCCCGCCACCGCGGTCGCTTCGCCGTCGATGACGAACTGCGCGGGTTGATTCGCATCTTCCGACTCGACGAGCCGGAGCCGGTCGCCCTCGCGCGTTTCGGCTGGCAAACGGATGCGGGGCACGTTCAGTGAGAACGTGCCCCGCATCACCACGGCCAGGTCACCCTCGAACCGGTCGACGTACCACAGGTCCGGAGATGCGGGCGCGTCCGGCATCTTGAGGCTCAGACGAGCGCGGCGACTCCGGCGCCGGCGAGGAAGCGCTCGGCCATCTGCACGTACTCGGCGGAGCCGATGTAGAGCGGGGTGCGCTGGTGCAGCTCGTGGGGCTGGATCTCCATGATGCGGCCCTCGCCGGTGCTGGCGGCGCCGCCCGCGTGCTCCGCGATCATGGCGAGCGGGGCGGCCTCGTACAGCAGGCGCAGCTTGCCCTTGGGGCTCTTGGTGTCGGCCGGGTACATAAACATGCCGCCGTACAGCAGGTTCCGGTGGAAGTCGGCGACGAGCGACCCGATGTAGCGCGCGGCGAACGGCTTGTCGTTCTCGCCGTCGGCGCCCTTGAGGTGGTCCACCAGGCGCCGCTGCTCCTCGCTCCAGCGCGCGTAGTTGCCCTCGTTCACCGAGTAGATGCGCTGCCCACCCCCGCGCGGGATGCGCATGTGCGGGTGCGAGAGCAGGAACTCACCGATGGAAGGGTCCAGCGTGAAGCCGTGCACGCCGTTGCCGGTGGTGTACACGAGCATCGTAGACGAGCCGTAGACGATGTAGCCCGCCGCCACCTGCTTGGTGCCGGGCTGGAGGCAGTCGTCCAGGCAGCCGCGCGGGTGGTCCGAGATCTTGCGGTGCACCGAGAAGATCGTGCCCACGCTCACGTTGGCGTCGATGTTCGACGAGCCGTCGAGCGGGTCGAAGAGCACGCAGTAGTTGCCGGTGGGGAACTTGTCGGGGATGGGGATGAAGTCGTCGTTCTCCTCCGACGCCATGGCGCAGAGGTGCCCGGTGTGGTCGAGCGCCTTGAAGATCACCTCGTTGGCGTACTCGTCCAGCTTCTTCACCTCCTCGCCCTGCACGTTCACGTCGCCCGTCATCCCCAGCACGTCGGCCAGGCCGGCGCGCCGCACCTCGTACGCGATCATCTTGGCCGCCAGCGCCAGGTCGTACAGGA is a window of Longimicrobiaceae bacterium DNA encoding:
- a CDS encoding DUF3006 domain-containing protein, with amino-acid sequence MPDAPASPDLWYVDRFEGDLAVVMRGTFSLNVPRIRLPAETREGDRLRLVESEDANQPAQFVIDGEATAVAGRRAGEVLREMRRRDDGADVVM
- the fbp gene encoding class 1 fructose-bisphosphatase, encoding MSSRSVVTIERHIIEAERQFPEATGAFSSILYDLALAAKMIAYEVRRAGLADVLGMTGDVNVQGEEVKKLDEYANEVIFKALDHTGHLCAMASEENDDFIPIPDKFPTGNYCVLFDPLDGSSNIDANVSVGTIFSVHRKISDHPRGCLDDCLQPGTKQVAAGYIVYGSSTMLVYTTGNGVHGFTLDPSIGEFLLSHPHMRIPRGGGQRIYSVNEGNYARWSEEQRRLVDHLKGADGENDKPFAARYIGSLVADFHRNLLYGGMFMYPADTKSPKGKLRLLYEAAPLAMIAEHAGGAASTGEGRIMEIQPHELHQRTPLYIGSAEYVQMAERFLAGAGVAALV
- a CDS encoding TolC family protein; protein product: MSEARFSHRSTRAALALGLILAAAPLAAQTAGQPASTAAPTASVAAGQQTITFEDAIRIALQRNSSVLLAKNATALDAADVRQQKNQYLPDFRASTSTAENVGRSFNTSDGAVVDQASQSVSAGVSSSITVFDASRGSALRGARLEQQAGTADLARTRQTVVFTVASDFLGLVNQQEQLRVQEQNLAAEEEQLRQIQAFVNAGVRPVADLYSQQAAVANARASLVDARRNVEVAKVDLMQTLQLDPRVTYAFQAPAVDEQGAAARSFSLDSLMSRALGERADLAAAQARVGAAEQGIKEAQGGRLPTVSVSAGYNTAYNSASDPAFLDQLNQRRGGSVSVGVSIPIFDRGNTKVAEQRAQLQADNARIQLDTQKQQVALDIRRAYLDFAAAQERLRASQAQQSAATQALTAVQERYQVGKATLVEVTQARTSLLQASSALVSARYNLVFQQALMTYYTGELDPANVTLG